From one Pseudomonadota bacterium genomic stretch:
- a CDS encoding aminotransferase class I/II-fold pyridoxal phosphate-dependent enzyme, producing the protein MDEFYRISRLPPYGLGIVRDLMIEARRNNEDIIDLGMGNPDMTTPKHIVSKLIEAARNGKNHRYSVTKGIYKLRVAIAKWYKRKYDIDVDPEDEIVVTMGAKEGIGHLVLATISQGEVVFVPDPSYPIHTYSVIIAGGDLRTIPILPKEEFFDRLSMAVKTTWPQPKMLIISFPNNPTTEIVEIDFFEKIVAFAKEYNLMIVHDLAYADIVFDGYQAPSFLQIEGAKDVGVEFFSLSKSYNMPGWRVGFAVGNRRMISALGRIKSYFDYGMFQPIQIASIIALNEGDEDVLEIVEKYRKRRNVLCDGLTRYGWKVDRPKATMFVWAKIPDEFVSMGSLEFSKLLLKEAKVAVSPGIGFGEYGEGYVRFALVENEHRTRQAVKGIKNLLYTSSKK; encoded by the coding sequence ATGGACGAATTTTATAGAATATCAAGATTACCACCTTACGGGCTCGGCATTGTAAGAGACCTCATGATAGAAGCCAGAAGAAACAATGAGGATATCATAGACCTCGGCATGGGTAATCCGGATATGACTACTCCAAAGCATATTGTCTCAAAGCTCATTGAGGCTGCAAGAAACGGAAAAAACCACAGGTATTCTGTAACAAAAGGTATCTACAAATTGCGGGTGGCAATTGCCAAATGGTACAAGAGGAAATACGATATAGATGTTGACCCGGAAGACGAGATTGTTGTCACCATGGGTGCCAAAGAAGGCATAGGGCACCTTGTCCTTGCTACGATCAGTCAAGGAGAAGTGGTGTTTGTACCGGATCCGAGCTATCCCATTCATACATACTCTGTAATTATTGCGGGCGGTGATTTAAGGACTATCCCGATCCTCCCGAAGGAAGAATTCTTTGACAGACTTAGTATGGCAGTAAAGACAACCTGGCCTCAGCCGAAGATGTTGATTATCAGTTTTCCCAATAACCCGACTACCGAAATTGTTGAAATTGATTTCTTTGAAAAGATAGTTGCCTTTGCAAAAGAATATAACCTTATGATAGTCCATGATCTGGCTTATGCAGACATAGTATTTGACGGCTATCAAGCACCGAGTTTTTTACAGATTGAAGGAGCAAAGGATGTGGGGGTAGAATTTTTCTCTCTTTCAAAAAGTTACAACATGCCGGGATGGAGGGTTGGGTTCGCCGTTGGAAACAGAAGGATGATCTCTGCCCTCGGCAGGATCAAGAGTTATTTTGACTATGGTATGTTCCAGCCAATTCAGATTGCTTCAATCATAGCCTTGAACGAAGGTGATGAAGATGTACTGGAAATTGTTGAAAAATACCGGAAAAGGAGAAATGTTCTCTGCGATGGGCTGACCCGTTACGGATGGAAAGTGGACAGGCCAAAGGCAACAATGTTTGTCTGGGCAAAAATTCCCGATGAGTTTGTATCAATGGGTTCTCTGGAATTTTCAAAACTTCTGCTGAAGGAAGCCAAAGTAGCTGTTTCCCCGGGCATTGGATTCGGAGAATACGGAGAAGGTTATGTACGGTTTGCCCTTGTAGAAAACGAGCATAGAACCAGACAGGCAGTAAAAGGCATCAAAAATCTGTTGTATACCTCAAGCAAGAAATGA